The following coding sequences lie in one Sphingomonas sp. M1-B02 genomic window:
- the nuoN gene encoding NADH-quinone oxidoreductase subunit NuoN, whose product MSYSTQLLMILPEIVLSLGAIALMLVAAWGGQASTNLVSWTAVAVLIGAGIALIGPASAGGEAFDGLYRADMFAAFCKVLIFFAAAVAILIAPRFFQQTSGDDLRPEYPVLILLSTVGMGMMVSAGDLMSLYVGLELQSLSAYILASFMRRDTRSAEAGLKYFVLGALASGILLYGISLVYGFSGTTMFTDIATAYAGGERSMGLLFGLVFVFAGLAFKMSAVPFHMWTPDVYEGAPTPVTAFFASAPKVAAIALAMRVAIEAMGPALQDWRQIVVFAALASILLGAVAAIGQSNIKRLLAYSSINNVGFALIGLAAGTEQGVAGVLVYLTIYVVMTLGSFLVVLQMRGADGQPVETIASLAGMSRTRPGLALALAMFMFSLAGIPPLFGFYAKFAVFEAAVAAGLFPLAVVGIAASAIGAYYYLKIVKTMYFDEPAPAFSGRTDMVEGGLIVAAAVFVSPLGYALIPLLGGWTTLAARSIF is encoded by the coding sequence CGCTCGGCGCCATAGCGCTGATGCTGGTTGCGGCATGGGGTGGCCAGGCGTCGACCAACCTTGTCAGCTGGACTGCGGTTGCAGTTCTGATCGGTGCCGGGATCGCGTTGATCGGGCCGGCATCGGCGGGCGGTGAGGCATTCGACGGGCTGTACCGCGCCGATATGTTCGCAGCCTTCTGCAAGGTGCTGATCTTCTTCGCCGCCGCTGTTGCGATCCTGATCGCACCGCGCTTCTTCCAGCAGACCTCGGGCGACGACCTGCGCCCCGAATATCCGGTGCTGATCCTGCTCTCGACCGTGGGCATGGGGATGATGGTATCCGCCGGCGACCTGATGAGCCTCTATGTCGGCCTCGAGCTGCAGAGCCTCTCGGCCTACATCCTCGCCAGCTTTATGCGGCGCGATACGCGCTCGGCCGAGGCGGGGCTCAAATATTTCGTGCTGGGCGCGCTGGCGTCGGGCATCCTCCTCTATGGCATCAGCCTGGTCTATGGCTTCTCGGGCACGACGATGTTCACCGATATCGCCACGGCCTATGCGGGCGGCGAGCGTTCGATGGGGCTGTTGTTCGGGCTGGTGTTCGTGTTCGCCGGGCTTGCCTTCAAGATGAGCGCAGTGCCGTTCCACATGTGGACGCCCGACGTCTATGAAGGCGCACCGACCCCGGTGACGGCCTTCTTCGCCTCGGCCCCCAAGGTTGCGGCGATAGCGCTGGCGATGCGCGTGGCAATCGAGGCGATGGGGCCGGCGCTGCAGGACTGGCGCCAGATCGTAGTCTTCGCGGCGCTGGCGTCGATCCTGCTCGGGGCGGTCGCGGCGATCGGGCAGAGCAATATCAAGCGGCTGCTGGCTTATTCGTCGATCAACAATGTCGGCTTCGCACTGATCGGCCTCGCCGCCGGCACCGAGCAGGGCGTGGCGGGCGTGCTCGTCTACCTGACCATCTATGTGGTGATGACGCTGGGATCGTTCCTGGTGGTGCTGCAGATGCGGGGCGCCGATGGCCAGCCGGTAGAGACGATTGCGAGCCTTGCTGGCATGTCGCGCACGCGGCCTGGTCTCGCGCTGGCGCTGGCGATGTTCATGTTCAGCCTTGCGGGGATTCCGCCCTTGTTCGGCTTCTATGCAAAGTTCGCGGTGTTCGAGGCGGCGGTCGCGGCGGGGCTGTTCCCGCTGGCGGTGGTCGGCATCGCGGCGTCGGCGATCGGGGCCTATTATTATCTCAAGATCGTCAAGACGATGTATTTCGACGAGCCGGCACCGGCCTTTTCGGGGCGGACCGACATGGTTGAGGGCGGGCTTATCGTCGCGGCGGCGGTGTTCGTGTCGCCGCTCGGCTATGCGCTGATCCCGCTGCTGGGCGGCTGGACGACGCTGGCGGCGCGGTCGATCTTCTGA
- a CDS encoding biotin--[acetyl-CoA-carboxylase] ligase: MTIRTVAETGSTNADVLELARGGAAEGLWLRAERQTSGRGRQGRAWVSPVGNLYVSTLVRLRPSDPAAATLALVAAVALEESVSTFLFPGEGRGSTSGSSQLGPGLRRGDVQLKWPNDLLVGSAKISGILLERADDAVVIGFGVNIAHKPDGLDRVATSMAEHGVTPDPDLFAETQAEAFERWLSRWRGEGLGPVRERWLARAHPKGTALTARLADGSTIDGLFDGLDSGGALILRLADGTARVIHAADVFLL; encoded by the coding sequence GTGACGATCCGGACCGTCGCCGAGACGGGATCGACCAATGCCGATGTGCTGGAACTGGCGCGCGGCGGTGCGGCCGAGGGGCTGTGGCTGCGCGCCGAGCGGCAGACGTCCGGGCGCGGGCGGCAGGGGCGGGCGTGGGTCTCGCCGGTCGGTAATTTGTACGTTTCGACGCTGGTTCGGCTGCGGCCGAGCGATCCAGCTGCTGCCACGCTGGCGCTGGTGGCGGCGGTGGCGCTGGAGGAGTCTGTTTCCACGTTCCTGTTCCCCGGCGAAGGTCGGGGCTCGACATCGGGCAGCTCGCAACTGGGCCCCGGCCTTCGCCGGGGTGACGTTCAGTTGAAGTGGCCGAATGACCTGCTTGTCGGCAGCGCGAAGATCTCTGGAATCCTGCTCGAGCGTGCGGACGACGCAGTGGTGATCGGCTTTGGGGTCAACATCGCGCACAAGCCTGATGGGCTCGATCGCGTCGCGACAAGCATGGCGGAACATGGCGTGACGCCTGACCCCGATCTCTTCGCTGAAACGCAGGCCGAGGCATTCGAGCGCTGGCTCTCCCGCTGGCGGGGCGAAGGGTTGGGGCCGGTGCGCGAACGCTGGCTGGCGCGCGCGCATCCCAAGGGGACCGCGCTTACTGCCCGGCTGGCGGACGGCAGCACTATCGATGGTCTGTTCGACGGGCTCGATTCGGGCGGCGCGCTCATCCTGCGCTTGGCCGATGGCACGGCGCGTGTCATTCACGCCGCCGACGTGTTCCTGCTCTAG
- a CDS encoding type III pantothenate kinase, which yields MLLAIDAGNTNVVFALLDEGRIRARWRIATDPRRTADEYAVWLSQLLSLEGYDRSAVSGVIIATVVPRALHNLQVLSQKYFKTEALIAGQAGAEWGIHLDVEEPQNLGADRALNVIAAHARHPGDLIVIDFGTATTFDVVDYSGAYKGGIIAPGINLSLDALVTAAAKLPRIAISAPQTASVIGRNTVDQMHIGIYWGYVAMIEGLVARLKDEVGRPLKVIATGGLAILFEERTDVFDAIEPDLTIQGLAMLWERSR from the coding sequence ATGCTGCTCGCGATCGACGCCGGCAACACCAATGTCGTGTTCGCATTGCTGGACGAGGGCAGGATCCGCGCGCGCTGGCGGATCGCGACCGATCCACGGCGCACGGCGGACGAATATGCGGTGTGGCTGAGCCAGTTGCTGAGCCTGGAGGGCTATGATCGCTCGGCGGTGAGTGGGGTGATCATCGCGACGGTGGTGCCGCGCGCGCTGCACAATCTGCAGGTGCTGAGCCAGAAGTATTTCAAGACCGAAGCGCTGATCGCGGGTCAGGCGGGGGCGGAGTGGGGCATCCATCTCGACGTAGAGGAGCCCCAGAATCTAGGGGCCGATCGGGCGCTCAACGTCATCGCCGCGCATGCCCGTCACCCCGGCGACCTGATCGTGATCGATTTCGGCACCGCGACGACCTTTGATGTGGTAGACTATAGCGGAGCCTATAAAGGCGGGATCATCGCGCCGGGCATCAATCTGTCGCTCGATGCGTTGGTGACTGCAGCGGCGAAGCTGCCGCGCATTGCAATTTCCGCCCCGCAGACGGCCAGCGTGATTGGCCGCAATACCGTCGATCAGATGCATATCGGCATCTATTGGGGCTATGTGGCGATGATCGAGGGGCTGGTGGCGCGGCTGAAGGACGAAGTAGGCCGACCGCTCAAGGTGATCGCGACGGGCGGGCTGGCGATATTGTTCGAGGAACGAACCGACGTCTTCGACGCGATCGAACCCGATTTGACGATACAAGGGTTGGCGATGCTGTGGGAACGCAGCCGTTGA
- a CDS encoding ribonuclease J: MNVNLYGTQGKWLMVDCGITFGDADYPGVDVILPDLQFIEERLDDLVGIVLTHGHEDHIGALPYLAADLGVPLYATPFTAGLIRGKLEEEGNDDRITLKMIQEGEAFRVGPFGITYVPLAHSIPEANALLIETPYGKIFHTGDWKLDPAPSLGGASTAEELSAIGDEGVLALVCDSTNVFNPEASGSEADVREGLREVIAAAKGRVMVTTFASNAIRLQTLGEVARDSGRELCVAGRSLDRIIRVAKATGYLRDLPDTIDFDTAMTLPPSRVLIVATGGQGEPRAALARVAEGSHVIKLGKGDTVVFSSRQIPGNEVAIGRIMNKLAKSDVSIVTERQAFIHVSGHPGRPELASMYGWIRPDILVPVHGETRHLHEHRRFGLEQGIPTALVQENGEVWRLAPGAPQRIAEAPTGRLVLDGDVILPADGSTINERRRLALYGQVSVAVAIRGGRLAGSPVVRVQGIPVEEDRDEFLDEAASAAAAAVKKDGRNMDKLREAVRLAVRRVATRFTGKKPIVDVLIVEI; the protein is encoded by the coding sequence ATGAACGTCAATCTCTACGGCACGCAGGGCAAGTGGCTGATGGTCGATTGCGGCATCACCTTTGGCGACGCCGATTATCCGGGCGTCGACGTGATCCTGCCCGACCTGCAGTTCATCGAAGAACGGCTCGACGATCTGGTTGGCATCGTGCTGACGCATGGCCATGAGGACCATATCGGTGCGCTGCCCTATCTCGCCGCCGATCTGGGCGTGCCGCTTTACGCCACGCCGTTCACGGCGGGGCTGATCCGCGGCAAGCTGGAGGAAGAGGGCAATGACGATCGCATCACCCTGAAGATGATTCAGGAAGGCGAGGCGTTTCGCGTCGGGCCCTTCGGGATTACTTACGTGCCGCTCGCACACTCGATCCCCGAGGCCAATGCGCTGCTGATCGAGACGCCCTATGGCAAGATCTTCCACACTGGCGACTGGAAGCTGGACCCGGCGCCTTCGCTGGGTGGTGCTTCGACCGCTGAGGAGCTGAGCGCGATCGGTGACGAGGGCGTGCTCGCGCTGGTCTGTGATTCGACCAACGTGTTCAATCCCGAGGCTTCGGGGTCGGAGGCGGATGTGCGCGAGGGGCTTCGCGAGGTCATCGCCGCCGCCAAGGGCCGAGTGATGGTAACGACCTTCGCGTCCAACGCGATCCGGCTGCAGACGCTGGGCGAAGTGGCGCGCGACTCGGGGCGCGAGCTTTGCGTGGCGGGGCGCTCGCTCGATCGGATCATCCGCGTCGCCAAGGCGACCGGCTATCTGCGCGACCTTCCCGACACGATCGATTTCGACACGGCGATGACGCTGCCGCCGTCGCGCGTACTGATCGTCGCGACCGGCGGGCAGGGCGAGCCTCGCGCGGCGCTGGCCCGCGTTGCCGAGGGCAGCCATGTCATCAAGCTCGGTAAGGGCGATACCGTCGTCTTTTCCTCGCGCCAGATCCCCGGCAATGAAGTCGCGATCGGGCGGATCATGAACAAGCTCGCCAAGAGCGACGTCTCGATCGTCACCGAGCGGCAGGCGTTCATCCACGTCTCGGGCCATCCCGGGCGTCCCGAGCTTGCGTCGATGTATGGCTGGATCCGGCCCGATATCCTGGTCCCGGTGCATGGCGAGACCCGGCATCTGCACGAACATCGCCGCTTCGGGCTCGAGCAGGGCATCCCGACGGCGCTGGTCCAGGAGAATGGCGAAGTCTGGCGGCTTGCTCCGGGCGCACCGCAGCGCATCGCCGAGGCGCCGACCGGACGGCTGGTGCTCGACGGCGATGTGATTCTTCCCGCCGATGGATCGACGATCAACGAACGGCGGCGCCTCGCGCTCTACGGCCAGGTTTCGGTGGCGGTGGCGATCCGCGGCGGCCGGTTGGCGGGATCGCCGGTCGTGCGGGTCCAGGGCATACCCGTGGAAGAGGATCGCGACGAGTTTCTCGATGAAGCGGCAAGCGCGGCGGCGGCGGCGGTCAAGAAGGACGGGCGTAACATGGACAAGCTGCGCGAGGCGGTGCGGCTCGCGGTACGCCGCGTGGCGACCCGCTTCACGGGCAAGAAGCCGATCGTCGACGTGTTGATCGTGGAAATCTGA
- a CDS encoding DUF1467 family protein, which yields MRWQSILAIYILFWAFSVFLVLPFGVRTSQEAGAELVPGQAESAPHGFSARRVVIRTTIVATVLFLIFYLNYVFGWVTTEMLDWVR from the coding sequence ATGCGCTGGCAATCGATCCTTGCCATCTACATCCTGTTCTGGGCCTTTTCGGTGTTCCTGGTGCTGCCCTTCGGGGTGCGCACTTCGCAGGAGGCGGGGGCCGAGCTGGTCCCCGGCCAGGCCGAAAGCGCCCCTCACGGCTTCAGCGCGCGTCGTGTCGTCATTCGAACAACGATCGTGGCGACGGTGCTCTTCCTAATTTTTTATCTGAACTATGTGTTCGGTTGGGTGACGACCGAGATGCTGGACTGGGTGCGCTGA
- a CDS encoding Hpt domain-containing protein has protein sequence MAYDPGAIDATLAAAVGDEPQLIAELREAFLDGVKRCVDAMNGADSPDGWASAALRLKGLAASFGAVRLMALASEAASGAPHDGGVLRRLQRAIERL, from the coding sequence ATGGCTTATGATCCCGGTGCAATCGATGCGACGCTGGCGGCGGCGGTGGGCGACGAACCCCAGCTGATCGCGGAGTTGCGCGAGGCGTTTCTCGATGGCGTGAAGCGCTGCGTCGATGCGATGAACGGCGCCGACAGCCCCGACGGCTGGGCGTCGGCAGCACTGCGCCTGAAGGGGCTGGCGGCAAGCTTCGGCGCCGTGCGACTGATGGCGCTGGCGTCCGAAGCCGCAAGCGGGGCACCGCATGACGGCGGAGTTCTGCGGCGCCTGCAGCGGGCGATCGAACGACTCTGA
- a CDS encoding vWA domain-containing protein, with the protein MFFSFLDELRAAGIQASLKEHLVLLEALDREVIERTPEAFYYLARATFVKDEGLLDRFDQVFAKVFKGISTSYGVAPADIPEDWLKAVAEKFLTPEEMARIESLGSWDEIMETLKQRLAEQQERHQGGSKWIGTGGTSPFGNGGYNPEGVRIGGESKHGRALKVWEGREYKNLDNSRELGTRNIKVALRRLRRFAREGAADELDIDGTIDGTARQGWLDIRMRPERHNAVKLLLFLDVGGSMDPFVKLCEELFSAATSEFKNLEFFYFHNCPYEGVWKDNRRRLTERTPMWDILHKYGHDYKLIFVGDASMSTYEISHPGGSVEHFNEDPGGVWMQRLVNTYPAAVWLNVLPEAHWGYTQSIRIIRELMHDRMYPLTLAGLDEAMRELSRKR; encoded by the coding sequence ATGTTCTTCTCCTTCCTCGACGAGCTGCGCGCTGCGGGCATTCAGGCTAGCCTGAAGGAGCATCTGGTCCTGCTCGAGGCGCTTGACCGCGAAGTCATCGAGCGAACCCCCGAAGCCTTTTACTATCTCGCCCGCGCCACCTTCGTGAAGGATGAGGGCCTGCTCGACCGTTTCGACCAGGTCTTCGCCAAGGTCTTCAAGGGCATTTCCACCTCCTACGGCGTCGCTCCCGCCGACATCCCCGAAGATTGGCTCAAGGCAGTCGCCGAGAAATTCCTCACGCCCGAGGAGATGGCCCGGATCGAATCGCTCGGCTCATGGGACGAGATCATGGAGACGCTCAAGCAGCGGCTCGCCGAGCAGCAGGAACGCCATCAGGGCGGGAGCAAGTGGATCGGCACCGGCGGCACCTCGCCCTTCGGCAATGGCGGCTACAATCCCGAAGGCGTCCGCATCGGCGGCGAATCGAAGCACGGCCGCGCGCTGAAGGTGTGGGAAGGCCGCGAGTACAAGAATCTCGACAACAGCCGCGAGCTGGGCACCCGCAACATCAAGGTGGCGCTACGCCGGCTGCGCCGCTTCGCCCGCGAAGGCGCCGCCGACGAACTCGACATCGACGGCACGATCGACGGCACCGCGCGCCAGGGATGGCTCGACATCCGCATGCGCCCCGAGCGGCACAATGCCGTCAAGCTGCTGCTCTTCCTCGACGTTGGCGGATCGATGGACCCCTTCGTCAAGCTTTGCGAGGAACTCTTCTCGGCGGCGACCAGCGAATTCAAGAATCTCGAATTCTTCTACTTCCACAATTGCCCGTATGAAGGCGTTTGGAAGGACAACCGCCGCCGCCTCACCGAGCGGACGCCGATGTGGGACATCCTCCATAAATATGGCCATGATTACAAGCTGATCTTCGTCGGCGATGCGTCGATGAGCACGTACGAAATCAGCCACCCGGGCGGTTCGGTCGAGCATTTCAACGAAGACCCGGGCGGGGTCTGGATGCAGCGGCTGGTAAACACCTATCCCGCCGCGGTCTGGCTCAACGTCCTGCCGGAAGCGCATTGGGGATATACCCAGTCGATCCGGATCATCCGCGAGCTGATGCACGACCGGATGTACCCGCTCACTCTCGCCGGCCTCGACGAAGCGATGCGCGAGCTGAGCCGCAAGCGTTAG
- a CDS encoding CHAP domain-containing protein, with protein MRCLAFTVLLAAASLSAVPAQAQSLLDYVGQCVPFARAASGIQIYGDAWTWWAQADGRYQRGQKPRVGAVLAFAKSAKLPLGHVAVVSRIVEKRVLMVTHANWSRFDGKRGRPEQDVTLFDVSPRGDWSQVKVWYRDTDGLGGSIYPAHGFIYGTPDPDASKQVRTAKPSPELTSKKPDYVGSLIDAYAR; from the coding sequence ATGCGTTGTCTTGCGTTCACTGTCCTGCTCGCCGCCGCCTCTTTGTCGGCCGTCCCCGCGCAGGCGCAATCGCTCCTCGATTATGTCGGCCAGTGCGTACCCTTCGCGCGTGCCGCCTCGGGCATCCAGATCTATGGCGACGCCTGGACCTGGTGGGCGCAGGCAGATGGCCGCTATCAGCGCGGGCAGAAGCCCCGCGTCGGCGCTGTGCTGGCTTTCGCCAAGAGCGCGAAGCTGCCGCTCGGCCATGTGGCGGTGGTAAGCCGGATCGTCGAAAAGCGCGTGCTGATGGTCACCCATGCCAATTGGTCCCGCTTCGACGGCAAGCGCGGCCGCCCGGAGCAGGACGTCACTCTGTTCGACGTCTCGCCGCGCGGCGACTGGAGCCAGGTCAAGGTCTGGTATCGCGACACCGACGGGCTCGGCGGCTCGATCTATCCGGCGCACGGCTTCATCTATGGAACGCCCGATCCGGACGCTAGCAAGCAGGTCCGCACCGCCAAGCCATCGCCTGAGCTGACGAGCAAGAAACCCGATTATGTCGGCTCGCTGATCGATGCCTATGCACGCTGA
- a CDS encoding GFA family protein: protein MSRYTGRCACGAVTATIDGEAQAVRQCWCRQCQQIAAGSPTNNAMFATGVITIEGELATRSYVAASGNTLTQSFCGACGTPVMGQSSARPQFRTLRLGFLDTPHDLSPQIAIWTEDAPAWAVIDPQLEQFARQPPPPPIV from the coding sequence GTGAGCCGCTACACCGGTCGCTGCGCCTGCGGGGCGGTTACTGCTACGATCGACGGAGAAGCACAGGCCGTGCGTCAATGCTGGTGTCGCCAATGCCAGCAGATCGCGGCCGGCTCGCCGACCAACAATGCGATGTTCGCCACCGGCGTGATCACGATCGAAGGCGAGCTCGCTACCAGATCCTATGTTGCCGCAAGCGGCAACACGCTCACCCAGAGCTTCTGTGGTGCATGCGGCACGCCGGTGATGGGCCAATCCTCGGCGCGCCCTCAATTCCGCACCCTTCGGCTCGGCTTTCTCGACACGCCCCATGACCTGTCCCCGCAAATCGCGATCTGGACCGAAGACGCGCCTGCCTGGGCGGTGATAGACCCCCAGCTCGAACAATTTGCGCGCCAACCGCCACCGCCGCCGATCGTCTGA
- a CDS encoding AAA family ATPase has protein sequence MRFQGTQSYVATEDLKVAVNAAVTLRRPLLVKGEPGTGKTVLAYEIAKAVGAPLIEWNVKSTTKAQQGLYEYDAVARLRDGQLGDERVHDIANYIRKGKLWEAFTAPEVPVLLIDEIDKADIEFPNDLLQELDRMEFHVYETGQTVRAAERPIVVITSNNEKELPDAFLRRCFFHYIKFPDRDTMQAIIDVHFPRIQKILVGKAMDIFYEIRDVPGLKKKPSTSELLDWLKLLLHEEMPLEVLQSKDPSKAIPPLHGALLKNEQDVMLFERLAFMSRRQVK, from the coding sequence ATGCGTTTCCAAGGCACCCAAAGCTATGTCGCGACGGAGGACCTCAAGGTCGCCGTGAACGCGGCCGTCACTCTCCGCCGCCCCTTGCTCGTCAAGGGCGAGCCCGGCACCGGCAAGACCGTGCTGGCCTATGAGATCGCCAAGGCCGTCGGCGCGCCGCTGATCGAGTGGAACGTCAAATCGACCACCAAGGCGCAGCAGGGCCTCTACGAATATGATGCGGTCGCCCGCCTTCGCGACGGCCAGCTCGGCGACGAACGCGTCCACGACATCGCCAACTATATCCGCAAGGGCAAGCTGTGGGAGGCGTTCACCGCCCCCGAAGTGCCGGTGTTGCTGATCGACGAGATCGACAAGGCAGACATCGAATTCCCCAACGATCTGCTACAGGAGCTCGATCGCATGGAATTCCATGTTTATGAGACCGGCCAGACGGTGCGCGCCGCCGAGCGGCCGATCGTGGTTATCACCTCCAACAACGAGAAGGAGCTGCCCGACGCGTTCCTGCGTCGCTGCTTCTTCCATTATATCAAGTTCCCCGACCGCGATACGATGCAGGCGATCATCGACGTCCACTTCCCCCGCATCCAGAAGATCCTGGTCGGCAAGGCGATGGACATCTTCTACGAGATTCGGGACGTTCCGGGTCTCAAGAAAAAGCCCTCGACAAGCGAATTGCTCGACTGGCTCAAGCTGCTCCTCCACGAGGAAATGCCGCTCGAAGTGCTCCAGTCGAAGGACCCGAGCAAGGCGATCCCCCCGCTCCACGGCGCATTGCTCAAGAATGAGCAGGATGTGATGCTGTTCGAACGCCTCGCATTCATGAGCCGGCGGCAGGTCAAGTGA
- a CDS encoding DUF6975 family protein yields the protein MPFDSAQIARSGSAWGAMGSLVASDGSANHPYLRRLAENLESLRDLADAAHYICVLHGRHPGVIDHARAHAHVTLERDWAEAAAEAFAAERAYLVRIVAAAGPLPSTPGHAESEAAAHAQRHALEMLAQSDRAGCAAGAALALAIDWATIREVLDAAANRLGIVVPASRLPIVEETVSVVDALARQGSMERAMLFGAQQVFAQHRGLWDLLEARASARGIH from the coding sequence ATGCCGTTTGATTCCGCACAGATTGCCCGATCGGGCAGCGCCTGGGGCGCGATGGGTTCGCTCGTCGCTTCCGATGGCAGCGCCAATCATCCCTATTTGCGCCGCCTAGCCGAAAATCTGGAATCGCTTCGCGATCTCGCCGACGCCGCACATTATATCTGCGTGCTGCACGGGCGCCATCCCGGCGTGATCGATCATGCCCGGGCCCACGCCCATGTGACGCTCGAACGCGATTGGGCCGAAGCCGCCGCCGAAGCCTTCGCCGCCGAACGTGCCTATCTCGTCCGGATTGTCGCCGCCGCCGGGCCGCTGCCGAGCACCCCGGGACACGCCGAATCCGAAGCCGCCGCACATGCACAGCGCCATGCGCTAGAAATGCTCGCCCAATCCGACCGCGCGGGCTGCGCCGCGGGCGCCGCGCTGGCGCTGGCGATCGATTGGGCAACAATCCGCGAGGTGCTCGACGCCGCCGCGAACCGCCTCGGCATCGTCGTCCCCGCTTCCCGCCTCCCGATCGTCGAGGAGACGGTCAGCGTCGTCGACGCGCTGGCGCGCCAGGGGTCGATGGAGCGGGCGATGCTGTTCGGCGCGCAACAGGTCTTCGCGCAGCATCGCGGGCTGTGGGATCTGCTCGAAGCTCGCGCGAGCGCAAGGGGCATCCACTGA